A window of Plasmodium malariae genome assembly, chromosome: 12 genomic DNA:
ATCCATTTTGCAAAtgttaggaaaaaaaaaaaaaaaaaggaagaattgGGAAGACAGAACAGTAATGAGAAAGAAGGGGAAAggaaaggaaagaaaaaaaaaagaaaagatgaGAAGAAAACGGATggaaaaattattgtaaCGTAAATAAAATCAGATAAAATGATGCGGGGATAAGGACAAATGAGTTACCATATTTCAAGAATAAAacaactatatatataaaactacaacagaaaaagtaaaaaaaaaaaaaaattaaaaaataaaaaagacaaTTGCGCAAGAATGCATactaatatgtattttttttttttttttttttttgtttttatttttcacaaatctttgaaaaaattacagAATGTCTAACAAAACTAATTAACTTCTAACATGTTAAAACAAAAACGAACaattaacaaattttataaattttttgtaaacaaCATTGGACATGCTAGAAATATAGGAGCATTTCACATTTCTTTCTAACGGTTCATCATTGAAGTAGCGAGGATGTGCGTGCATATGCGTACaagtgtatataatatatatatatatatatatatatatttatatatttatatttataattttttttttttttccattcatgtatgtattatacgATTTGAAAAGTACCAACGTATCGCATACGCATTTTTTTGcgttatttaataataaaaaaaaaagaaaaaagaaatacggacttttttttaaacattcgAAGCTatgaattttcattttgtcatattacgtattattttacttcaaCGTACACAATTGTATTACACGGTtattcgtattttttttttttttttttttggacattatttctttttatgtcTTATAATGGACAATTTTTGGATGTATAATTTATGTccagaaaagaaaaaaaaaaaaaaaaaatgatccCTATTTTGTTGAACATATTAAGAAcgcccttttttttttatttatggtATTGCATAATGTTGCATTTTTCAAAAAGCATACCAATGTTTTATGCATCTTGTTAATGGGAAAAACAAATCATTTACACATTTTTAAAGCGAGTTATGTTTTATAACATTCTCTAcattatgaataatattttatgataatatgaaaattgatacttgtatgtatgtaagtaGAACGTGTtacatttttgcaaaaataataaatgggGAAATGTCCGGGCTTTATTTTCAAGAAAAGTGCACACGGATATCACAGATGTATATGTTGTTAACTGcgtgttaatatttttgagtTATTATCTGTGCTTCATTAATTATACATCATTAAtggtaaaaaatgaaatttaaattattacatgtGCACTTTGCTGAAAAGTGTGCTGACTGCCTAAGGCATATCTTACGCATAAATgaataagcaaaaaaaatgtgcaagatgaatatatgaatagCTCCACATGTATGCATCAtgatgtatgtatatgccatttttaaaaataaaaaataattaacacattttgaattatttaagAACGTAAGAAACATAACACTAAATAAATAGTGCGCGATGTGTTGTTATTCTTTCACATGACTTCTAAAATGCGCAAAAAGGGTCTTTACACATGCATACGTTTATCGCGATATTGCTTGGAGAtttgcacacatatatacttaagtacgtacatatataaatacgtgCATCTAtgcatacttatatatacatgtgtacgtatatatatgtatgtatatgtatgtacataaatatatgtgcgtATGCATTTTCCCCTTTACATTTGAGTTCATATGGTCTCAATCAAAATCAACGTTTGAAACAAATACCCTTGCTTGAAAAGTACAACTCATATGGACAATACAACTCGTTTGCAATAATTCCTGAGCCGTTCTACTGACACTTTTAGAGTGATTTTGGCTAGCATACTAACAAAAGAATTTGTTTTCAATAAATATGCGAGCATTAAATGAAGAATGCcaaaacattttttacaaGCAATGACGTATTCACATATGTAACGATATTAAATGGAGCATAATGAGCAACTCGTATTTTGGGTATATCGCATCAATCCCACACTGTGTGGTAATCCCCTTCACGATCGATTCTCTTATATGTGTGAGAGCCAAAGTAATCCCTCTGTGCCTGTACCAAATTTAAGGGTAAATCCTTCGAAGTGATCATTTGGAAATATGCTAGACTAGCTGAGATTGCAGGGATAGGAATGGAACACATGGTAGAGATATGAAcaactttttttaaagaaggtaatttgtttttcatttcttcagCAAATTCGTCatctaaaaataataattctaagctgttattatttttatatgcctTAGTTATACGATCTAAAAAAACTGCTCTAATGATACAACCACCTCTCCATATTCTAGAAATTTCACCTAAATCTAAATTCCACTTCATTTCACGCGAGACTTGTCTTAATAGGAATAAACCTTGTGTGTAGGAGATTATCTTACAACAGTATAAGGCGTTTAGTAAGtcattttcaaaattgtTCATTAGGTCATTACTATTTAAGTTATTATCtccatttaaattatttacctTCGATGCAGTGCTAAAATATGTATCTGCTTTTGTTCTTAATTCTTTGAATGCACTTATATTACGAGAATCAAGAGCAGCACATATGGTTGGACAAGGTATACCTCTTTCAATGGATTCAAGCATAGTCCATTTTCCCGTTCCTTTCGCTCCTGCAATATCTAAAATTACATCTACTAAATAGTTATCTGTTAagttatcttttttattaagaatttTGGAGGttatttctattaaatatgaatttaaaataccttcattccattttttaaaaacgtctgatgattttttattatcatattttaaaatatgtttcatAAGATAATAACTCTCAGATATTAATTGCATATCCCCATACTCAATACCATTATGTATCATCTTGACATAATTTCCTGATGATCCGGGTCCTATATAAGTAACACAAGGGGAGGTTCCTACTTTTGCTGaacatttttctaaaatatccTGAACACAgtcatatgcatattttgAACCACCTGGCATAAAAGAACAACCATATCTTGCTCCTGCTTCACCTCCACTAACACCCATAGCTAAATATTCTACTTGTTTTTctgtacataattttattcttctcTCTGAATTTAAATACCATTCATTTCCACCATCAATAATTATATCCCCCTTCTCAAAAAagttcaaaatattttttatattttcatccACTGCTGGTCCtgcttttattaataatataatttttttgggtttttttaaactatttACCAATTCTTCTAATGTTTTGTATCCATAAATAACTAAATTTTCTTCCTTTGCCCTTTTCAAAGTTACTTCCGTCCTTGCGTATGTTCTATTGTACACCCCTATTTTGAATCCTTTGCTCGCTATATTCAGACTCAGGTTCTGACCCATCACGGCTAACCCCACCAGCCCAATGTCGCACACACCCGCCATTTGGTACCAAAAAGGGGTCAAgaatggatatatatatatatatatatatatatatgtatatgcgcgTGAGGGAACAGCTAAATGTGTACGTATAGCTGCGTATGTACGTACACAAATGTATGCACGTATAgctttatttgtatatataactatatgcGTAAACGCCGAACGTTTGCGAATATTTGGGAAATATCGGAACAAGCGCTTTTCAATCTCCACGTGCAAGTGAAGTTGATAAAAATCAAGGAAAACAATATCTTCTTACAATAAAGTATATACGGGGAATATCTATGCTAATTTATGTGTTAATATAGCATATATGTTCCTGTGAAAAAgcttataattttatgtgcTTAGATCTACTCCTTAATATAGGAAAAAAGATCCAGATGGTCCCTTTGCACGTGCCCCTATATACATGTACGCATacttatatgaatatacgtAAATACGAATATTTCACATGTATGAGCTTgcacatattta
This region includes:
- the PmUG01_12062300 gene encoding 6-phosphogluconate dehydrogenase, decarboxylating, putative, with protein sequence MAGVCDIGLVGLAVMGQNLSLNIASKGFKIGVYNRTYARTEVTLKRAKEENLVIYGYKTLEELVNSLKKPKKIILLIKAGPAVDENIKNILNFFEKGDIIIDGGNEWYLNSERRIKLCTEKQVEYLAMGVSGGEAGARYGCSFMPGGSKYAYDCVQDILEKCSAKVGTSPCVTYIGPGSSGNYVKMIHNGIEYGDMQLISESYYLMKHILKYDNKKSSDVFKKWNEGILNSYLIEITSKILNKKDNLTDNYLVDVILDIAGAKGTGKWTMLESIERGIPCPTICAALDSRNISAFKELRTKADTYFSTASKVNNLNGDNNLNSNDLMNNFENDLLNALYCCKIISYTQGLFLLRQVSREMKWNLDLGEISRIWRGGCIIRAVFLDRITKAYKNNNSLELLFLDDEFAEEMKNKLPSLKKVVHISTMCSIPIPAISASLAYFQMITSKDLPLNLVQAQRDYFGSHTYKRIDREGDYHTVWD